Proteins encoded together in one Halothermothrix orenii H 168 window:
- a CDS encoding Na+/H+ antiporter NhaC family protein, which translates to MDSYGFLSLLPPLLAIILAWWTKEVILSLLIGIFAGATILANNNPLIGFLRTFDKYIVSSVADSWNAAVLIFLIAIGGMIGIITNAGGVAAIGDYIARKARSVKTTQFATWLMGIAIFFDDYANSLIVGNTMRPITDRMKISREKLAYIVDATAAPITSMALVSTWVAYEMGLIKDALDKINLDTNVYTIFIKSIPYRFYSIFALVLVLIIILMQKDFGPMFKAEVRARKTGKVLRDGAVPMVAKELTDMEIAENKDLDWFIDAFLPIISVIVITLVGLWYNGGGPSGLTIRQAFGNADASVALVWASFGGSIIAGIIALLRGSLSISGVVKGWVEGAKSMVFATFILVLAWSLNSVTDGLGTANYLVGITREVISPFLVPLIVFIVSAFIAFATGTSWGTNAVVMPLAVPLAYSLGIPFVPTIGAVLTGAVVGDHCSPISDTTIMSSTASGSDHLDHVKTQLPYALTGALVAGLFGFIPAGLGVSAYISLPLGVVALILIVYFFGKSVKEEDIEDLVLEE; encoded by the coding sequence ATGGATAGTTATGGTTTTTTATCACTTTTGCCACCATTGCTGGCTATAATCCTGGCCTGGTGGACAAAGGAAGTTATTCTTTCATTGTTAATCGGTATATTTGCCGGGGCTACCATTCTGGCAAACAATAATCCCCTGATTGGTTTTTTGCGGACTTTCGATAAGTATATAGTTTCTTCGGTCGCCGATTCCTGGAATGCTGCCGTTTTAATTTTTCTGATTGCCATTGGAGGGATGATTGGAATAATTACCAACGCCGGTGGCGTTGCCGCTATTGGTGACTATATTGCCAGAAAGGCCCGGTCTGTTAAAACCACCCAGTTTGCAACATGGTTAATGGGAATTGCAATTTTCTTTGATGATTATGCCAACTCCCTGATTGTTGGTAATACAATGAGGCCCATTACTGACCGGATGAAGATTTCCAGGGAAAAGTTAGCCTATATCGTTGATGCAACAGCAGCACCCATTACCAGCATGGCTCTGGTTTCCACCTGGGTTGCCTATGAAATGGGGTTAATAAAAGATGCCCTTGACAAGATTAATCTTGATACAAATGTTTATACTATTTTTATTAAGAGTATTCCTTACAGGTTTTACAGTATTTTTGCCCTGGTTTTGGTATTAATTATAATCTTAATGCAGAAAGATTTTGGCCCCATGTTTAAGGCTGAAGTAAGGGCCCGGAAGACCGGGAAAGTTTTAAGGGATGGGGCTGTTCCCATGGTGGCAAAAGAACTGACTGACATGGAGATTGCGGAAAATAAAGATCTGGACTGGTTTATTGATGCTTTTCTCCCCATTATTAGTGTTATTGTTATTACCCTGGTTGGATTATGGTACAACGGTGGGGGACCCAGTGGACTTACAATTCGCCAGGCCTTTGGTAATGCTGATGCCAGTGTGGCTCTGGTCTGGGCCTCCTTTGGTGGTAGTATCATTGCCGGGATAATCGCTTTATTGAGGGGAAGCCTTTCAATATCAGGAGTAGTTAAAGGCTGGGTTGAAGGTGCTAAATCCATGGTTTTTGCTACATTTATTCTGGTTCTGGCCTGGTCTTTAAATAGTGTAACTGATGGACTGGGTACTGCCAATTACCTGGTGGGCATTACCAGGGAAGTTATTTCACCATTCCTGGTGCCCCTGATAGTTTTTATCGTTTCAGCCTTTATTGCTTTTGCTACCGGGACTTCCTGGGGTACAAACGCCGTTGTTATGCCCCTTGCCGTACCTCTGGCCTATAGTCTTGGTATTCCTTTTGTGCCAACCATCGGGGCTGTATTAACCGGGGCGGTAGTTGGAGACCATTGTTCTCCCATATCTGATACTACCATCATGTCTTCAACAGCTTCTGGCTCCGACCATCTTGACCATGTTAAGACCCAGCTTCCTTACGCCCTGACAGGGGCTTTAGTGGCAGGATTGTTTGGATTTATTCCAGCCGGCCTTGGTGTATCTGCCTATATATCTCTACCGCTGGGTGTAGTGGCTTTAATACTTATCGTTTATTTCTTCGGAAAGAGTGTTAAAGAAGAAGATATTGAGGACCTTGTTTTAGAAGAATAG
- a CDS encoding alanine/ornithine racemase family PLP-dependent enzyme, whose translation MKTPRVNINLPRIRENASIFNRKCQQQGISLTGVVKVMAGDLKVIKTFVQAGLTSLGDSRLYNLKKIREAGIGVELMLLRLPRLDEVSDVIKYSDISLNSEVTVIEALSREAIKVNRSHDIIVMVDVGDLREGVLPEDISEFFGKIIDLPGINIKGLGTNVGCYGGVLPTYKNTNLLIELKEKMEVKYGVHLPVISGGNSATTYLLDRNELPSGVNNLRVGEGILRGVYPTFNEIIEGVNQNCITLTASIIEVKDKPSVPRGRIGRDAFGNKPRFEDRGIRRRAILAVGRQDVKISGLDPVLDGVEVIGASSDHLIVDITEARYDLSVGDELEFNLDYGGILRAMTSPYVYKNYIGD comes from the coding sequence ATGAAAACTCCAAGAGTCAATATTAATTTGCCCAGGATCAGGGAAAATGCCTCTATATTTAACAGGAAATGTCAACAACAAGGCATTTCTTTGACCGGTGTTGTCAAAGTAATGGCCGGGGATTTAAAAGTAATAAAAACCTTTGTTCAGGCCGGACTTACAAGCCTGGGTGATTCCCGGCTTTATAATTTAAAAAAAATAAGAGAAGCCGGTATAGGAGTAGAATTAATGTTATTAAGACTACCCCGGCTTGACGAAGTATCTGATGTTATTAAATACTCTGATATAAGTTTAAATAGTGAAGTAACCGTTATTGAGGCTTTGTCCCGGGAGGCCATTAAAGTTAACCGGTCTCATGATATTATCGTTATGGTTGATGTCGGTGATTTAAGGGAGGGCGTTTTACCGGAAGATATTTCTGAATTTTTTGGCAAAATTATAGACCTTCCAGGGATTAATATAAAGGGTCTGGGAACCAATGTCGGTTGTTATGGAGGGGTTTTGCCCACCTATAAGAATACCAATCTTTTGATTGAATTAAAAGAAAAAATGGAGGTAAAATATGGTGTCCATTTGCCTGTAATTTCAGGGGGTAATTCAGCTACTACCTATTTGCTGGATCGTAATGAACTCCCTTCTGGTGTTAATAACCTCAGGGTCGGTGAGGGTATATTGAGGGGGGTTTACCCTACCTTTAACGAAATAATTGAAGGAGTCAATCAGAATTGTATTACCCTGACAGCTAGTATAATAGAGGTTAAAGATAAGCCTTCAGTTCCCCGGGGAAGAATCGGGCGGGATGCATTTGGAAATAAACCACGTTTTGAAGACAGGGGGATCAGGCGGAGGGCGATTCTGGCTGTAGGCAGGCAGGATGTAAAAATATCAGGATTAGATCCGGTTTTAGATGGGGTTGAGGTCATAGGGGCTAGCAGTGACCATTTAATTGTTGACATTACTGAAGCCCGTTACGACCTGAGTGTTGGGGATGAACTTGAGTTTAATCTTGATTATGGAGGTATACTCAGGGCCATGACCTCACCTTATGTTTATAAAAATTATATCGGGGATTAA
- the hydE gene encoding [FeFe] hydrogenase H-cluster radical SAM maturase HydE → MNLDEILLKAEREHALTRGEIVKLLKTRGEDLKKLYKAADRVRSKYMGDTVYLRGIIEFSNYCKQNCKYCGLRRDNHRLERYRLQPEEIVSMAEKATKLGYKTVVLQSGEDDYYDTDMVEWIIREIKNRMDTAITLCIGEREYEEYKVWREAGADRYLIRHETADPGLYHRLHPGMSLEQRIERLRWLKELGYQVGSGNLIGLPDQDEESISRDILLFKELDLHMVGLGPLVVNPDTPLKDYHNGSVEMALKTIAITRLLLPLAHIPGTTALGSLDPEGRQKALKAGANVVMPNVTRGKYRPLYELYPAKICVDEEPENCRQCIGSIITSLGRVVGTDYGHSPRIEKGEV, encoded by the coding sequence ATGAACCTGGATGAGATACTACTTAAGGCAGAAAGGGAACATGCTTTAACCAGAGGAGAAATTGTTAAATTATTGAAAACCAGGGGTGAAGACCTGAAAAAACTATACAAAGCCGCGGACAGGGTCAGGTCTAAATACATGGGGGATACAGTTTATCTAAGGGGAATTATTGAATTCTCCAATTATTGCAAACAAAACTGTAAATACTGTGGCTTAAGAAGGGATAACCACCGGCTGGAGCGCTATCGGTTACAGCCTGAGGAGATTGTATCCATGGCTGAGAAAGCCACTAAACTGGGGTATAAAACAGTGGTACTCCAGTCGGGTGAGGATGACTATTATGATACCGATATGGTGGAATGGATTATTAGAGAAATTAAAAACAGGATGGATACTGCTATAACCCTCTGTATAGGGGAACGGGAATATGAAGAATATAAAGTGTGGAGAGAGGCGGGAGCAGATAGATACCTCATCCGACATGAGACTGCTGACCCCGGACTATATCACCGGCTTCATCCCGGTATGTCCCTTGAGCAAAGGATTGAGAGACTACGATGGTTAAAAGAACTTGGTTATCAGGTGGGAAGCGGTAATCTAATCGGGTTACCGGACCAGGATGAAGAGAGTATTTCCCGGGATATATTATTGTTTAAAGAGCTGGATCTTCATATGGTAGGACTGGGACCTCTGGTTGTTAATCCTGATACCCCCTTAAAGGATTACCATAACGGTTCTGTAGAGATGGCCTTAAAAACTATTGCCATAACCAGGTTATTACTGCCCCTTGCCCATATACCGGGAACCACAGCCCTGGGGAGTCTCGATCCTGAAGGAAGGCAGAAGGCCTTAAAGGCCGGGGCCAATGTTGTTATGCCCAACGTTACCCGGGGGAAGTATCGACCTCTTTATGAGCTTTATCCTGCTAAAATCTGTGTTGATGAAGAGCCGGAAAATTGTCGCCAGTGTATTGGTAGTATCATAACATCACTGGGGAGGGTGGTTGGTACTGACTATGGTCATAGCCCCAGAATAGAAAAGGGTGAGGTATAA
- a CDS encoding GNAT family N-acetyltransferase translates to MVFRKLDTKDNKYVMEFLSEEPEFNLFIIGDIENFGYNSDFQTLWGVIDEDNHVHGVLLKFYSSFIPYTRRPELLKKFAPLISLGAKILSGKKDIVDGVLTYIDRDIKNEKHQYFASMDQVNTGLDLNKQYDIKRANLDDVDRIIDFRKSIKEFSDIPVNRDALVQKLKQGSGRVYFIENDQGKIIASASTSAENSFSAMVVGVATLAGYRKQGLATHCVYKLCKDLLDENKKPCLFYDNPEAGRIYRRLGFREIGQWKIVQFDAGGDG, encoded by the coding sequence ATGGTTTTTAGAAAACTGGATACAAAAGATAATAAATATGTTATGGAGTTTCTGTCTGAAGAACCGGAGTTTAACTTGTTTATAATAGGTGATATAGAAAACTTCGGCTATAATTCTGATTTTCAGACACTCTGGGGAGTTATTGATGAGGATAACCATGTTCACGGGGTTTTACTCAAGTTTTATTCATCCTTTATACCATATACCCGCAGACCGGAACTGTTAAAGAAGTTTGCGCCCCTGATATCTCTGGGGGCAAAGATATTGTCAGGCAAAAAGGATATTGTCGATGGGGTATTAACATATATAGACAGGGATATAAAAAATGAAAAACACCAGTATTTTGCCAGTATGGACCAGGTAAATACAGGACTGGACCTCAACAAACAATATGATATTAAAAGGGCTAATCTTGATGATGTTGACCGGATAATAGATTTCCGTAAAAGTATTAAGGAATTTAGTGATATTCCGGTTAACAGAGATGCCCTGGTCCAGAAGTTGAAACAGGGTAGTGGCCGGGTATATTTTATTGAAAATGATCAGGGAAAGATTATTGCCAGTGCCTCTACATCAGCGGAAAACAGTTTTTCAGCAATGGTTGTCGGGGTTGCTACCCTGGCCGGTTACCGGAAACAGGGACTGGCCACACACTGTGTTTATAAACTCTGTAAAGATTTATTAGATGAAAACAAAAAACCATGTCTTTTTTATGACAATCCAGAAGCCGGTAGAATTTACAGGAGGCTCGGTTTCAGGGAGATAGGGCAATGGAAAATAGTACAATTTGATGCCGGAGGAGATGGTTGA
- a CDS encoding HAD family hydrolase yields MIKGIIFDFDGTLFNTNDLIKESFSYSLKKVLNRDLEEGELREIWGEPLEDQMKYFNKKKWSDLVDTYRKFYHDHTGMMDTFPGALKTVRQLHNLGYKLAILTNKGKRGLIEGLQEFGMLEDIDFYLSKDDVNRSKPHPEGFVKIMERFDLNPEELLMVGDSPSDIIGGKNAGLKTVLVSYTYYEMEDMIALEPDYVIDHLEEVIELVEGCRDKIASL; encoded by the coding sequence ATGATAAAGGGTATTATTTTTGATTTTGACGGGACTCTTTTTAATACCAATGACCTTATTAAAGAGTCTTTTTCCTATAGCTTAAAAAAGGTATTGAACCGCGATCTTGAGGAAGGAGAGCTCAGGGAAATCTGGGGGGAACCCCTGGAAGACCAGATGAAATATTTTAACAAAAAGAAGTGGTCTGATCTGGTAGATACCTATCGTAAGTTTTATCATGACCATACCGGGATGATGGATACCTTTCCCGGGGCCCTGAAAACTGTAAGGCAACTCCATAACCTGGGGTATAAACTGGCCATTTTAACCAATAAGGGGAAACGGGGCCTGATAGAAGGTCTGCAGGAGTTTGGAATGCTCGAGGATATAGATTTTTACCTCAGTAAAGATGATGTGAACAGGAGCAAACCTCATCCAGAAGGTTTTGTTAAAATAATGGAGAGGTTTGATTTAAATCCGGAAGAATTGTTAATGGTTGGTGATAGCCCTTCAGATATTATTGGAGGGAAAAATGCCGGTCTGAAGACAGTTCTGGTATCATATACTTACTATGAAATGGAAGATATGATAGCCCTTGAGCCTGATTATGTAATTGATCATCTGGAGGAGGTTATTGAACTGGTCGAGGGCTGCCGGGATAAAATTGCAAGTCTTTAG
- a CDS encoding LacI family DNA-binding transcriptional regulator — protein sequence MGVTQKDIADRLGISRTTVARVLNNSGPVDEGTRKKVLKVARELGYNVNPIAKSLAMKKKMYIYAFVVKSYNEKFNSEIIRGLKAAYREFKNYGVKLKIVELGAEEPERQFNQIEGFLDERQIDGIILTPLMEQVKEVIKRFKDKNIPVATLDMDIKGSERNFFVGPNYYKLGRVAAELMAKFIKKEGKILVISSSYDFYSVRERLKGFLDKIGEYSHIETTGPYYEYSLEKIYDITRRKFDKEITGIYTTFGTEYAVKALVDMGINREVIVIANDLNEEIEDCVKKGYVQAIVYQRPFMQGYIAGKKMFDCIFKNMTPSKDKYFVGYDILLEESLDNVHKNILEL from the coding sequence ATGGGTGTAACTCAGAAGGATATTGCGGATAGACTCGGTATTTCCCGGACTACAGTAGCCCGGGTTTTAAATAATAGTGGGCCAGTAGATGAAGGGACCCGCAAAAAGGTTTTGAAGGTTGCCAGGGAACTGGGGTATAATGTAAACCCTATTGCTAAATCTCTGGCCATGAAAAAGAAGATGTATATTTATGCTTTTGTAGTTAAGTCATATAATGAAAAATTCAACAGTGAAATAATCAGGGGTTTAAAGGCAGCCTACCGGGAGTTTAAAAACTATGGTGTAAAATTGAAGATTGTTGAGCTCGGGGCTGAAGAGCCTGAAAGGCAATTTAATCAAATTGAAGGGTTTTTAGATGAAAGACAGATAGATGGAATAATCCTTACTCCATTAATGGAACAGGTAAAGGAAGTTATTAAACGGTTTAAAGATAAAAATATACCGGTAGCAACCCTGGATATGGATATTAAGGGCTCAGAGCGCAATTTTTTCGTTGGCCCCAATTACTATAAGCTGGGACGGGTAGCCGCTGAGCTTATGGCAAAGTTTATAAAAAAAGAGGGTAAAATACTCGTTATATCTTCAAGTTATGATTTTTATTCAGTCCGGGAACGGTTAAAAGGTTTTCTCGATAAAATAGGGGAATATTCCCACATAGAAACTACCGGGCCTTATTACGAATATAGCCTTGAGAAAATATATGATATCACCAGAAGGAAATTTGATAAGGAAATAACAGGTATCTATACTACTTTCGGAACTGAATATGCCGTTAAGGCTCTGGTTGATATGGGAATAAATAGGGAAGTAATAGTGATTGCCAATGATTTAAATGAAGAAATAGAAGATTGTGTTAAAAAAGGGTACGTACAGGCCATTGTCTACCAGAGGCCGTTTATGCAGGGATATATTGCCGGGAAAAAGATGTTTGATTGTATCTTTAAAAACATGACTCCTTCTAAGGATAAATATTTTGTTGGCTATGATATTTTACTGGAAGAGAGCCTGGATAATGTTCACAAAAATATTCTGGAGCTGTAA
- a CDS encoding RibD family protein, which yields MSLVKIPFDRDKIKLSRVYESDSLKEFEVKGLPSDKVNYVYGELKFDRIPDDRPLTLASFVTSLDGKIAFEDAPEGPFIAQKNFLDPDGAGADFWVLNMLRANCDGILVGAGTMQEEADMTAHVFDQELEDARVEAGLDEVPLNIVASLDGRDIPFDHKLFKAPEVPVAIFTSPSGMEWVKENFKEPVEIIGPYNSLEEIDKEEVTRGFKALGEKVPVIVTGSKQTTNSEVFLKVLRLAGIEKLLVESPTYTHHLIKNKLLDEMFLNYSCIYIGGKALCLGNREESFTSKDHPHSEVLSIHAHSSHFFYFRHKLLYGIKGE from the coding sequence ATGTCATTAGTAAAAATTCCTTTTGACAGGGATAAAATAAAGTTATCCAGGGTATATGAAAGTGATTCGCTCAAAGAATTTGAGGTTAAGGGATTGCCAAGTGATAAAGTAAACTATGTTTATGGAGAACTTAAATTTGATAGGATTCCGGACGACAGGCCTCTGACCCTGGCTTCTTTTGTAACCTCACTGGATGGTAAAATTGCCTTTGAAGATGCTCCAGAAGGGCCATTTATTGCCCAAAAAAACTTTCTGGACCCGGATGGAGCTGGAGCTGATTTCTGGGTATTGAATATGCTAAGGGCTAATTGTGATGGTATTCTGGTTGGAGCCGGTACCATGCAGGAAGAGGCCGATATGACTGCCCATGTTTTTGACCAGGAACTGGAAGATGCCAGAGTAGAGGCGGGGCTAGATGAAGTTCCTTTAAATATAGTGGCCTCACTGGATGGACGGGATATACCCTTTGACCATAAGCTGTTTAAGGCCCCTGAGGTGCCTGTTGCCATCTTTACATCACCTTCCGGGATGGAATGGGTTAAAGAAAATTTTAAAGAACCTGTGGAGATTATCGGGCCCTATAACTCTCTGGAAGAAATTGATAAAGAAGAGGTTACCCGGGGATTTAAAGCTCTGGGGGAAAAGGTCCCGGTCATTGTCACTGGCAGTAAGCAGACTACCAATTCAGAGGTATTTTTGAAGGTTTTAAGACTGGCAGGGATTGAAAAACTTCTTGTGGAATCCCCTACCTATACCCATCACCTGATCAAGAATAAACTTCTTGATGAGATGTTTTTAAATTACTCCTGTATTTATATCGGAGGGAAGGCCCTGTGTCTGGGGAACAGAGAAGAATCCTTTACTTCAAAAGACCATCCCCATAGTGAAGTTCTTTCTATCCACGCTCACAGTTCTCATTTCTTTTACTTCAGGCATAAGTTACTTTACGGAATAAAAGGTGAATAA
- a CDS encoding SDR family NAD(P)-dependent oxidoreductase, with product MKLEGKVALITGASSGIGEGIARKFLDEGARIIGCGIEDDMNLKGENTLYVKADLTDYNQARKVVEEGIAKFGQLDIVVNSAGITGVGNIETTSPAEFEKQFAVNVFGTFNTCKAAVGELKKRPGASIINIASDLGVKPIPDRIAYCPSKAAVVMFTKCMALDLGPDIRVNAIMPGLTETPMIKDRIEKADDPDQVRKEMAEMYVLKRMCTVDDIANAALFLATEDSGFITGDMLAVCGGGQL from the coding sequence ATGAAACTTGAAGGTAAAGTTGCTTTAATCACCGGAGCAAGTTCAGGGATTGGAGAGGGTATAGCCAGGAAATTTCTTGATGAGGGTGCCAGGATTATTGGTTGTGGAATTGAAGATGATATGAACCTTAAGGGCGAAAACACTCTATATGTAAAGGCAGATTTAACAGATTATAATCAGGCCCGGAAAGTTGTTGAAGAGGGTATTGCCAAATTTGGCCAACTTGATATAGTCGTTAATAGTGCCGGGATTACCGGGGTAGGAAATATAGAGACAACCTCTCCTGCAGAATTTGAAAAGCAGTTTGCAGTAAATGTATTCGGGACCTTCAATACCTGTAAGGCGGCTGTTGGGGAGTTAAAAAAACGCCCCGGGGCCAGTATTATAAATATTGCTTCCGATCTGGGGGTAAAACCTATCCCTGACCGGATTGCTTACTGTCCTTCCAAAGCAGCCGTTGTAATGTTTACTAAATGTATGGCTTTAGACCTTGGACCTGATATCAGGGTAAATGCCATAATGCCGGGCTTAACTGAAACCCCAATGATTAAAGATAGAATTGAAAAAGCAGATGACCCGGATCAGGTCAGGAAAGAGATGGCTGAAATGTATGTCCTGAAAAGGATGTGTACTGTAGATGATATTGCCAATGCAGCCCTGTTTTTAGCAACTGAAGATAGTGGTTTTATTACCGGAGATATGCTGGCTGTCTGTGGAGGAGGGCAGCTGTAA
- the mch gene encoding methenyltetrahydromethanopterin cyclohydrolase yields MISVNEKAMEIVNDMILRKEELKIEVSTLENGTTVIDLGQEVRGSWEAARMMAEILFGGIGQVSFETFPEMIDGVYYPAVNVSVDHAVLSLAGCDISGWELKPGKFAPIVAGPGRTLGRKPGDWMEKYSDYEDKYHQAIITIESKDPVSVEQASELAEACRVQPEDLYLLVAPSSSLACSVQVSARILEQTLHRLMEEGFDLDTIIQAQGFCVIPPCIDNELIAMGRLNDVLIYGGQATYTVCWDDDKIADIVNKITSDKASTYGKPFKEIYLEAGCDFYQVPMEMYSPASVVIVNTKTGKIHKAGKINTEILARSFNDTVSG; encoded by the coding sequence ATGATCAGTGTAAACGAAAAGGCAATGGAAATTGTTAATGATATGATTTTAAGAAAAGAAGAATTGAAGATTGAAGTGTCAACATTAGAAAATGGAACTACTGTGATCGACCTGGGACAGGAGGTCAGAGGCAGCTGGGAAGCTGCCAGAATGATGGCAGAGATTTTATTTGGTGGTATTGGGCAGGTTTCTTTTGAAACATTCCCGGAAATGATAGATGGAGTGTACTATCCTGCAGTTAATGTAAGTGTTGACCATGCCGTTTTATCCCTGGCCGGGTGTGATATTTCTGGCTGGGAATTAAAACCTGGAAAATTTGCTCCAATTGTTGCCGGACCAGGTCGGACCCTGGGAAGAAAGCCCGGAGACTGGATGGAGAAATACAGTGATTATGAAGATAAATATCACCAGGCCATTATTACTATCGAATCTAAAGACCCTGTTAGCGTAGAACAGGCCAGTGAACTGGCCGAGGCCTGCCGGGTCCAGCCAGAAGATCTGTATTTACTGGTAGCTCCCAGTTCCAGTCTGGCCTGTTCCGTTCAGGTGTCAGCCAGAATTTTAGAACAGACCCTGCACCGCTTAATGGAAGAAGGGTTTGATCTGGACACAATAATTCAGGCCCAGGGTTTCTGTGTAATACCCCCCTGTATTGATAATGAATTAATTGCCATGGGAAGGTTAAATGATGTTCTTATATATGGAGGTCAGGCTACCTATACTGTTTGCTGGGATGACGATAAAATTGCTGATATAGTTAATAAAATTACTTCAGATAAGGCTTCTACTTATGGTAAGCCTTTTAAAGAAATATACCTGGAAGCCGGTTGTGATTTTTATCAAGTTCCTATGGAAATGTATTCTCCGGCCAGTGTAGTCATTGTTAATACCAAGACAGGTAAGATACATAAGGCCGGTAAAATAAATACTGAAATTTTAGCCAGGTCTTTTAATGATACTGTTTCAGGCTAA
- a CDS encoding phosphatase has product MKIEADLHTHTVASGHAYSSVGEIAKSARDKGLKLIAITDHGPGMPGGPHEYYFGNLKAIPDVVHGVRILKGIEANILNTGELDLSVERLEELDFVAAGIHGDVDYNKKSRLEHTEVTITAIKNPYVDMITHPANLYFPLDLEAVVQAAAEYQVILEVNASSLEEPRLGKRGSYELTIQLCRLAKKYGAPLSMNSDAHFFTQVGNIKSLKPVIEQAELTEEDILNTDARKVESFILNRK; this is encoded by the coding sequence ATGAAAATTGAGGCAGATCTACATACTCATACTGTAGCCAGTGGACATGCCTATAGTTCAGTTGGGGAAATTGCTAAAAGTGCCCGGGATAAGGGGTTGAAACTTATTGCTATTACTGACCATGGTCCGGGTATGCCCGGAGGGCCCCATGAGTATTACTTTGGAAACCTCAAGGCTATACCCGATGTGGTCCATGGGGTGAGGATCCTTAAAGGTATTGAGGCCAATATTTTAAATACAGGTGAACTCGATCTTTCTGTAGAGAGGTTGGAAGAGCTTGATTTTGTAGCGGCTGGCATTCATGGAGATGTTGATTATAATAAAAAGAGCAGGTTAGAACATACTGAGGTTACTATAACAGCTATAAAAAATCCCTATGTTGACATGATAACCCACCCTGCCAATTTGTATTTCCCCCTGGATCTGGAAGCTGTGGTTCAGGCAGCTGCTGAATATCAGGTTATCCTGGAGGTTAATGCCAGTTCTCTGGAAGAGCCCCGACTGGGCAAACGGGGGAGTTATGAACTAACAATTCAATTATGCCGGCTTGCCAAAAAATATGGTGCCCCACTAAGCATGAACAGTGATGCCCATTTTTTTACACAGGTTGGAAATATTAAAAGTTTAAAACCAGTTATAGAACAGGCAGAATTAACTGAAGAAGATATTTTAAATACAGACGCCAGAAAAGTTGAGTCCTTTATTTTAAACCGGAAATAA
- a CDS encoding Hsp20/alpha crystallin family protein, translating into MFDLIPFRRRGRREIMDLRDSIDSFVSGIFEDLGMMGTAFKADVKETDNEYIIQAELPGFSKENINVELVDNYLTIEASNDEILEEERDNYLRRERRRGSYRRSFYIDNVNEDEIQARYNNGILEIKLPKKSPGKKKKRIIDID; encoded by the coding sequence ATGTTTGATTTAATACCTTTCAGGCGCAGGGGCCGGAGAGAAATAATGGACTTAAGAGATTCCATTGATAGTTTTGTTTCAGGCATTTTTGAGGACCTGGGAATGATGGGAACTGCGTTTAAAGCTGATGTTAAAGAGACGGATAATGAGTATATAATTCAGGCTGAATTACCGGGATTTAGCAAGGAAAATATAAATGTTGAACTAGTTGATAATTATTTGACCATTGAGGCAAGTAATGATGAGATACTTGAAGAAGAAAGAGATAATTATCTGAGACGTGAAAGGAGAAGAGGTAGTTACAGGAGGAGCTTCTATATTGACAATGTAAACGAAGATGAGATTCAGGCACGGTATAATAACGGTATTCTGGAAATTAAACTCCCCAAAAAGAGTCCCGGTAAAAAGAAAAAGAGGATAATAGATATAGATTAA